A window from Thermoanaerobaculales bacterium encodes these proteins:
- a CDS encoding ABC transporter substrate-binding protein: protein MRKHGLATCAIASALVVGLAAPVAAQKQDKVAGLSPDEALRLGERMYREGVLPSGEPMMAVVSEDIEVEGTMFSCSSCHLRSGKGSLEGTVITLPTCGSWLYKPLVGREMRPSTRVPEYLSPPPFREAYTDELVARAIWTGKDPNDREFNWVMPRYKMSTTDMEILVHYLKNLSATFSPGVDESTIRFATVVSRDVSLEDRNAMLEPLRALVRDRNSQVRHNERRAQHGPFEMEEMYNPYRRYSLAVWELQGKPSTWSAQLEDYYNEAPVFALLGGIANGDWAPIHQFCERYQVPCLFPVTDHPVVSESDWYTLYFSKGYYQEGEAAARFLRRDEGPARGAPVVQVMRDSPAGRELAAGFGAARLSMDQPPARDRVVAPEQPLDAGFWSRLVSDHPGAVLALWLEPADLAEIGALAGAEPRPPLVFVAGGVLGDGAMQLPAGVRPFTYITHPGSLPEDVGRSRMAVELWLKAKGLPVTNYAIQSRMYFLSWALAQMVHMMRDDFYRDYFLDIADMMRDETYSIASIYPRLSFGPGQRYASKGCYVVQLDDNDPPKLLKRSEWVIH, encoded by the coding sequence ATGAGGAAGCACGGACTGGCGACGTGTGCGATCGCGTCTGCGTTGGTGGTCGGGCTCGCCGCGCCGGTGGCCGCCCAGAAGCAGGACAAGGTCGCCGGGCTGTCCCCCGACGAGGCGCTGCGCCTCGGCGAACGCATGTACCGAGAGGGCGTCCTGCCCTCCGGGGAGCCGATGATGGCCGTGGTGTCCGAGGACATCGAGGTCGAGGGCACGATGTTCAGCTGCTCGAGCTGCCACCTGCGCAGCGGCAAGGGGTCGCTGGAGGGCACGGTCATCACGCTGCCGACCTGCGGGTCGTGGCTCTACAAGCCGCTGGTCGGGAGGGAGATGCGGCCGTCCACGCGGGTGCCGGAGTACCTCAGCCCGCCGCCGTTCCGCGAAGCCTACACCGACGAGCTGGTGGCGCGCGCGATCTGGACCGGTAAGGACCCCAACGATCGCGAGTTCAACTGGGTCATGCCGCGCTACAAGATGTCGACCACCGACATGGAGATCCTGGTTCACTACCTCAAGAACCTGTCGGCTACGTTCTCGCCCGGGGTGGACGAGAGCACGATCCGCTTCGCGACGGTGGTCAGCCGCGATGTCTCCCTCGAGGACCGGAACGCCATGCTGGAGCCCCTCAGGGCCCTGGTGCGCGACCGCAACAGCCAGGTCCGGCACAACGAGCGTCGCGCCCAGCACGGTCCCTTCGAGATGGAGGAGATGTACAACCCGTACCGCCGCTACTCGCTCGCGGTCTGGGAGCTCCAGGGCAAGCCCTCGACGTGGTCCGCCCAGCTCGAGGACTACTACAACGAGGCGCCGGTTTTCGCGCTGCTCGGCGGGATCGCGAACGGGGATTGGGCCCCGATCCACCAGTTCTGCGAGCGCTACCAGGTCCCCTGCCTGTTTCCGGTCACCGACCACCCGGTGGTGTCGGAGAGTGACTGGTACACGCTCTACTTCTCCAAGGGGTACTACCAGGAGGGCGAGGCCGCGGCGCGCTTCCTGCGCCGGGACGAGGGCCCGGCCCGGGGCGCACCGGTCGTCCAGGTGATGCGGGACAGCCCTGCCGGCCGCGAGCTGGCGGCCGGGTTCGGCGCGGCACGGCTGTCGATGGACCAGCCGCCGGCGCGCGACCGCGTCGTTGCGCCCGAGCAGCCCCTCGACGCCGGGTTCTGGTCGCGTCTGGTGTCTGATCACCCGGGCGCGGTGCTGGCGCTCTGGCTCGAACCAGCCGACCTGGCTGAGATCGGCGCACTCGCCGGAGCCGAGCCGAGACCGCCGCTGGTGTTCGTCGCGGGGGGCGTGTTGGGCGACGGCGCCATGCAGCTGCCGGCCGGCGTGCGGCCATTCACCTACATCACCCATCCCGGCTCGCTGCCGGAGGACGTGGGCCGGTCGCGCATGGCGGTGGAGCTCTGGCTGAAGGCCAAGGGGTTGCCGGTCACCAACTACGCGATCCAGTCCAGGATGTACTTCCTGTCGTGGGCGCTGGCGCAGATGGTCCACATGATGCGGGACGACTTCTACCGCGACTACTTCCTCGACATCGCGGACATGATGCGCGACGAAACCTACTCCATCGCGTCGATCTACCCCCGGCTGAGCTTCGGCCCCGGCCAGCGCTACGCGTCGAAGGGCTGCTACGTCGTGCAGCTCGACGACAACGATCCGCCGAAGCTCTTGAAGCGGAGCGAGTGGGTGATTCACTAG
- a CDS encoding SCO family protein, with translation MANQLERPPGITPSPRWGRSVAALLIAAVVGANGWAADNPRFTRTEVTVDPPAVTLIDQDGDRVDFHALLASGKPVFVDFIFATCTTICPVLSAGYTSIQRKLGDDLDRVVLVSITIDPENDGPEELTAYLERYRAKPGWEFLTGTRADIDNVMRAFDAYVPDKMSHRPLLFIRTPADGSWVKLYGFAGSADLMAELARASGDAGAAGVPE, from the coding sequence ATGGCAAACCAACTCGAACGACCGCCCGGTATCACGCCCTCGCCGCGATGGGGGCGTTCCGTTGCGGCCCTGCTGATCGCCGCGGTCGTCGGGGCAAATGGGTGGGCGGCGGACAACCCTCGGTTCACACGGACCGAGGTCACGGTCGATCCGCCCGCCGTGACGCTGATCGACCAGGATGGGGACAGGGTCGACTTCCACGCTCTCCTCGCGTCCGGCAAGCCGGTGTTCGTGGACTTCATCTTTGCGACCTGCACGACGATCTGCCCGGTGCTGTCGGCCGGGTACACCAGCATCCAGCGCAAGCTCGGCGACGATCTCGACCGGGTGGTCCTGGTTTCGATCACCATCGACCCGGAGAACGACGGCCCCGAGGAGCTGACCGCCTACCTCGAGCGCTACCGGGCGAAGCCCGGCTGGGAGTTCCTGACCGGGACTCGCGCCGACATCGACAACGTCATGCGCGCGTTCGACGCCTACGTTCCCGACAAGATGTCCCACCGGCCGCTGCTCTTCATCCGCACTCCGGCGGACGGGAGCTGGGTGAAGCTCTACGGCTTTGCCGGCAGCGCGGACTTGATGGCGGAGCTGGCGCGGGCATCGGGCGACGCCGGGGCGGCGGGGGTGCCGGAATGA
- a CDS encoding ABC transporter ATP-binding protein: MSAATTPLIATDGVCKAYNLGRADEVRAVDSVTMAVDRGEVLVLEGPSGSGKTSLLSLIGCMSRPTQGRIVVDGRDVAKLAESELTRERRQRFGFIFQQFHLIADLPAAENVLLPLYPTGVAFSEMRRRAGAVLDRLGMGGKAARRVRTLSGGEQQRVAIARALVNDPQVVVADEPTAHLDRKLADELLEILVSIHGEGRTVVIATHDPRVFEHPIVDRILEMRDGRIVGERRS; encoded by the coding sequence ATGAGCGCGGCCACGACCCCCCTGATCGCCACCGACGGCGTCTGCAAGGCCTACAACCTCGGCCGGGCCGACGAGGTGCGCGCGGTCGACTCCGTCACGATGGCGGTGGACCGGGGCGAGGTGCTGGTCCTGGAAGGACCGAGCGGCTCGGGCAAGACGTCGCTGCTGAGCTTGATCGGCTGCATGTCGCGGCCGACGCAGGGCCGGATCGTGGTCGACGGCCGCGACGTGGCCAAGCTCGCCGAGAGCGAGCTCACCCGCGAGCGGAGGCAGAGGTTCGGCTTCATCTTCCAGCAGTTCCACCTGATCGCCGACCTGCCGGCGGCCGAGAACGTGCTGCTGCCGCTCTACCCGACCGGGGTGGCATTCAGCGAGATGCGGCGGCGGGCGGGAGCGGTGCTCGACCGCCTCGGCATGGGCGGCAAGGCGGCGCGCCGGGTGCGGACGCTGTCGGGCGGCGAGCAGCAGCGGGTGGCGATCGCGCGGGCGCTGGTCAACGATCCGCAGGTGGTGGTCGCCGACGAGCCCACCGCCCACCTCGACCGGAAGCTCGCCGACGAGCTGCTCGAGATCCTGGTGTCGATCCATGGCGAGGGCAGGACGGTGGTGATCGCCACCCACGACCCCCGGGTGTTCGAGCACCCGATCGTCGACCGCATTCTCGAGATGCGCGACGGCCGGATCGTCGGTGAGCGGCGATCGTGA
- a CDS encoding FtsX-like permease family protein, which translates to MLRRLKLLEFALSSLWRRRFKNLAIVVVYGFTIAVLASVLLMTDSLRGEAQQILRGAPDLVVQRVAAGRHDLIPTTYAEEIRALPGVGDVRPRYWGYYFDAFTESNFTFVGIDDGSPGELELLEGRLPSAPFECAVGEGVARVRSTGVGHELTLIAHDGLGVIFDVVGEFRAPSSILTNDLVVFTDADLVELFGFPAGRAVDLSVEVYNDAEVSTVAAKVKRIFPDTRPITRSEILRTYDAVFSWRSGMLLTVFAAALAAFCILAWDKATGISAEERREIGVLKALGWSTRDVLELKFWEGAAISLTSFLLGLIAALAHVFLLGASLLAPVIRGWSVLFPDFRFTPSVSLYQLFVLGFLTVVPYVASTVAPSWKAAVTDPEEVMRG; encoded by the coding sequence ATGCTGCGCCGCCTCAAGCTCCTCGAGTTCGCGCTCTCGTCGCTGTGGCGGCGCCGTTTCAAGAACCTGGCGATCGTCGTCGTGTACGGCTTCACGATCGCGGTGCTGGCGTCGGTCCTGCTGATGACCGACTCACTGCGCGGCGAGGCCCAGCAGATCCTGCGCGGCGCCCCTGATCTGGTCGTGCAGCGGGTGGCGGCCGGCCGCCACGACCTGATACCGACCACCTACGCCGAGGAGATCCGTGCCCTGCCCGGCGTCGGCGACGTCCGTCCCCGCTACTGGGGCTACTACTTCGACGCCTTCACCGAGTCGAACTTCACCTTCGTGGGCATCGACGACGGGTCGCCCGGCGAGCTCGAGCTGCTCGAGGGCCGGTTGCCGTCGGCGCCCTTCGAGTGCGCGGTGGGCGAGGGGGTGGCCCGCGTCCGCTCGACCGGCGTCGGTCACGAGCTGACCCTGATCGCCCACGACGGGCTGGGCGTCATCTTCGACGTCGTCGGCGAGTTCCGCGCGCCGTCGAGCATCCTGACCAACGACCTGGTGGTGTTCACGGACGCGGACCTCGTCGAGCTGTTCGGTTTTCCCGCCGGGCGCGCGGTCGACCTCTCGGTGGAGGTCTACAACGACGCCGAGGTCTCGACTGTGGCCGCCAAGGTCAAGCGGATCTTCCCCGACACCCGTCCGATCACCCGCAGCGAGATCCTGCGGACCTACGACGCGGTCTTCTCGTGGCGCAGCGGCATGCTGCTCACCGTGTTCGCGGCCGCGCTGGCGGCGTTCTGCATCCTGGCGTGGGACAAGGCGACCGGGATCAGCGCCGAGGAGCGGCGGGAGATCGGGGTGCTCAAGGCCCTCGGCTGGAGCACCCGCGACGTCCTCGAGCTCAAGTTCTGGGAGGGCGCCGCGATCTCGCTGACCTCGTTCCTGCTCGGCCTGATCGCCGCGCTGGCGCACGTCTTCCTGCTCGGCGCGTCGCTGCTGGCGCCGGTGATCAGGGGCTGGTCGGTGCTGTTCCCCGACTTCCGCTTCACGCCCTCCGTCAGCCTCTACCAGCTGTTCGTGCTCGGCTTCCTGACCGTGGTCCCGTACGTGGCAAGCACCGTGGCGCCGTCCTGGAAGGCCGCCGTGACCGACCCCGAGGAGGTGATGCGCGGATGA
- a CDS encoding nitrous oxide reductase accessory protein NosL: MRKKLATIAALGALLAVPCCETAWTADPAPTPDAKTRCGVCGMYVARYPQWVASIGFADGTVVFFDGPKDMFRYLLDLATFKPGTNPEEVAAVFVTDYYSTRPIDGRAAFYVAGSDVIGPMGSELVPTVDRSHAETLLKDHGGERVVAFGEVTAEMLQP, encoded by the coding sequence ATGCGCAAGAAGCTCGCGACCATCGCCGCGCTGGGGGCACTGCTCGCGGTGCCGTGCTGCGAGACGGCCTGGACGGCCGATCCGGCGCCGACGCCGGACGCCAAGACCCGCTGTGGCGTGTGCGGGATGTACGTGGCCAGGTACCCGCAGTGGGTGGCGTCGATCGGGTTCGCAGACGGCACCGTAGTGTTCTTCGACGGGCCCAAGGACATGTTCCGCTACCTGCTCGACCTCGCCACGTTCAAGCCCGGCACCAACCCGGAGGAGGTGGCGGCGGTGTTCGTGACCGACTACTACTCGACCCGCCCGATCGACGGCCGCGCGGCGTTCTACGTCGCGGGCTCCGACGTGATCGGGCCGATGGGGTCGGAGCTGGTGCCCACCGTCGACCGGAGCCACGCCGAGACCCTGCTCAAGGACCACGGGGGTGAACGGGTCGTGGCCTTCGGCGAGGTCACGGCCGAGATGCTGCAGCCGTGA
- a CDS encoding TonB-dependent receptor: MHRTQLSALPSLVLAAAVIAAASTALAGTLAGVVLGPESHGLAGAVVTISATSNEDSRQVVTGEGGEFRVTDLVPGEYDVTGSLPGFHASTVSAVAVAADGASRIAMTLASSTFRDTIEVASASPLDSLEAVEIRDSGARDLGEALARHPGVWKARKGGIANDVVLRGYREDNITVLIDGARVAGACPNRMDPPAFHLDFAEVDRVELSPTAGKMSAQGSLGGLVNVVTKKPGQGLAADVSLVAGTWEMINPSATVSWGSDRFGVLGGLSHRSSAPFEDGSGKSLTEMANYAEPAADVDAYSVDSGWTRLFYSPADGHELNLSYARQEASDVLYPGLMMDAVWDNTDRLSLGYSFEPVDGGTLRAVHATAYATRVDHWMIDNLRVTGAPAPRGWSMGTDAETSTFGASAEAELGDFTLGLEAYRRTWDAWTEMAGMAYMRQFSIPDVDVTALGVSARWRRRVAAATTLELGGRYDRIETAADSGKADTDLYYAYHGVRDTSRSDADPSLSARVIHDFGGGLSLGASVARTTRAPDARERYFGLRRMGSDWVGNPDIDPPLSTAAEASLTWSGASGVLTAAAWSDWVDGYITLYSAPRINMVPGVMNTTAQSYANVDARLLGVTLDGTMPLSSRFFLSGGAAWIEGTKDRDAGLGLESENLAEMPPLTGRVALRWQSPRYFTELEGVGAAEQDRVDADLSEARTPAWGIVNLKAGATFGRWRLMLIVDNLFDRDYHEHLSYQRNPFRSGFTVDEPGLGVSATLGWRL, translated from the coding sequence ATGCATCGCACACAGCTCAGCGCGTTGCCGTCGCTTGTACTGGCGGCGGCCGTGATCGCGGCCGCCTCGACAGCGCTGGCAGGCACGCTGGCCGGGGTGGTTCTGGGGCCCGAATCTCACGGACTTGCCGGAGCGGTGGTCACGATCAGCGCCACGTCCAACGAAGATTCGCGCCAAGTCGTCACCGGCGAGGGCGGCGAGTTCCGCGTGACGGACCTCGTTCCCGGAGAGTACGACGTCACAGGCTCTCTGCCCGGCTTCCACGCGTCCACCGTATCCGCGGTGGCAGTTGCGGCCGACGGTGCCAGCCGAATTGCGATGACCCTCGCCAGCTCGACCTTTCGCGACACCATCGAGGTCGCCTCAGCCTCGCCGCTCGACTCGCTCGAGGCCGTCGAGATCCGGGACAGCGGTGCTCGCGACCTCGGCGAGGCGCTGGCCCGCCATCCGGGGGTCTGGAAGGCGCGCAAGGGCGGCATCGCCAACGACGTGGTGCTGCGCGGCTATCGCGAGGACAACATCACGGTGCTGATCGACGGCGCCCGGGTTGCCGGCGCGTGCCCCAACCGGATGGATCCGCCGGCCTTCCACCTCGACTTCGCCGAGGTCGACCGGGTCGAGCTGTCTCCGACCGCCGGCAAGATGTCGGCCCAGGGCAGCCTCGGCGGGCTCGTCAACGTCGTCACCAAGAAGCCGGGACAGGGCCTCGCCGCCGACGTCAGCTTGGTCGCCGGGACCTGGGAGATGATCAACCCGTCGGCCACCGTGAGCTGGGGGTCCGACCGCTTCGGGGTGCTCGGCGGGCTGTCGCACCGCTCGAGCGCGCCCTTCGAGGACGGTTCGGGAAAGAGCCTGACCGAGATGGCCAACTACGCCGAGCCCGCGGCCGACGTCGACGCCTACAGCGTCGACAGCGGCTGGACGCGGCTCTTCTACAGCCCGGCCGACGGCCACGAGCTGAACCTGTCGTACGCCCGCCAGGAGGCCTCCGACGTGCTCTACCCGGGCCTCATGATGGACGCGGTCTGGGACAACACCGACCGGTTGTCGCTCGGCTACAGCTTCGAGCCGGTGGACGGCGGCACCCTGCGCGCGGTCCATGCCACCGCCTACGCCACCCGGGTCGACCACTGGATGATCGACAACCTCCGGGTCACCGGGGCGCCGGCCCCTCGCGGTTGGAGCATGGGGACCGACGCGGAGACGAGCACCTTCGGCGCCTCCGCGGAGGCGGAGCTCGGCGACTTCACGCTCGGCCTCGAGGCCTACCGTCGCACCTGGGATGCCTGGACCGAGATGGCCGGCATGGCCTACATGCGCCAGTTCTCGATCCCCGACGTGGACGTCACCGCGCTCGGAGTGTCAGCGCGCTGGCGCCGCCGGGTCGCGGCCGCGACCACGCTCGAGCTCGGCGGGCGCTACGATCGGATCGAGACCGCAGCCGACTCCGGCAAGGCCGACACCGACCTCTACTACGCGTACCACGGCGTTCGCGACACCTCGCGGTCCGACGCCGACCCGTCGCTGTCCGCCAGGGTCATCCATGACTTCGGCGGCGGCCTCTCGCTGGGAGCGAGCGTCGCCCGGACCACCCGCGCCCCGGACGCCCGCGAGCGCTACTTCGGGCTCCGGCGGATGGGCTCGGACTGGGTCGGGAACCCGGACATCGATCCCCCGTTGTCGACCGCCGCCGAGGCCTCGCTCACCTGGAGCGGCGCCAGCGGGGTGCTGACCGCTGCCGCCTGGTCGGACTGGGTCGACGGCTACATCACCCTCTACAGCGCCCCCCGGATCAACATGGTCCCCGGGGTCATGAACACGACCGCGCAGAGCTACGCCAACGTCGATGCCAGGCTGCTCGGCGTGACCCTGGACGGGACCATGCCGCTGAGCTCGCGCTTCTTCCTGTCGGGCGGGGCGGCGTGGATCGAGGGAACCAAGGACCGTGACGCCGGGCTCGGCCTCGAGTCCGAGAACCTCGCCGAGATGCCGCCGCTGACCGGCCGCGTCGCCCTGCGGTGGCAGAGCCCGAGGTACTTCACCGAGCTCGAGGGCGTCGGCGCCGCCGAGCAGGACCGGGTCGACGCCGACCTGTCCGAGGCGCGGACTCCGGCGTGGGGCATCGTCAACCTGAAGGCGGGGGCGACCTTCGGCCGCTGGCGCCTGATGCTGATCGTCGACAACCTGTTCGACCGCGACTACCACGAGCACCTGTCGTACCAGCGCAACCCATTCCGGTCAGGCTTCACGGTCGACGAGCCGGGGCTGGGCGTGAGCGCCACCCTCGGCTGGAGGCTGTGA
- a CDS encoding sigma 54-interacting transcriptional regulator: protein MAVAPDKRQSILVVEDEGVVAEDLQHRLAGLGYEVAGWATSGDDAMRLAEETRPSLILMDIRIRGGVDGIAAAHAIRERCDIPVIFVTAFADADTLARAKVVGPLGYIVKPFSDRDLETSIELALYKHQTDRQRAELLVRLQQANAELDEKSGFLSALFESAPFSVAVFDGQLRVRMANGFFKQIFRGGAAVEIDVRAGEVLRCSHALANPGQCGTLEDCLGCFIRDPILGALEGRATTRQRCALDHRDQGIARRMTLLVSATPIRFKDEAMAMVILEDITELSGLRSLLKTERSFAGIVGTTPTMVEIFNTIREVADVNVPVLVLGESGTGKELVARAIHSEGSRASRPFVPVNCGALPDGLLESELFGHVKGAFTGAVRDRKGRFELADTGTIFLDEIGDLSPTMQVKLLRVLQEGSFERVGGEKTVTVDVRVVCATNKQLSREVEAGRFRDDLYYRLAVVPITVPPLRERVEDLPLIAEHILAREAAAAGGRRVTLSPEVIGALLAHDWPGNIRELQNALQFAFIKCKGDTIGIDHLPPGMRKARLEAAAARRAPVALTAEAIARALREAGGNRTRAAELLGVSRATFYRHLGSGDR, encoded by the coding sequence ATGGCAGTGGCGCCCGACAAACGGCAGTCGATCCTCGTCGTCGAGGACGAGGGCGTGGTCGCCGAGGACCTCCAGCACCGGCTCGCCGGGCTGGGGTACGAGGTCGCGGGCTGGGCGACCAGCGGCGACGACGCGATGCGGCTCGCCGAGGAGACCCGGCCCAGCCTGATCCTGATGGACATCAGGATCCGCGGCGGGGTTGACGGCATCGCGGCCGCGCACGCGATCCGCGAGCGCTGCGACATCCCGGTGATCTTCGTGACCGCGTTTGCCGACGCCGACACCCTCGCTCGTGCGAAGGTGGTCGGGCCGCTCGGCTACATCGTCAAGCCGTTCTCGGACCGCGACCTCGAGACCTCGATCGAGCTGGCGCTCTACAAGCACCAGACGGACCGGCAGCGGGCCGAGCTCCTCGTCCGGCTCCAGCAGGCAAACGCGGAGCTCGACGAGAAGAGCGGCTTTCTGTCGGCGCTGTTCGAGTCCGCGCCGTTCTCGGTTGCGGTGTTCGACGGCCAGCTCCGGGTCCGGATGGCCAACGGCTTCTTCAAGCAGATCTTCCGCGGAGGGGCTGCCGTCGAGATCGACGTGCGGGCCGGCGAGGTGTTGCGCTGCAGCCACGCGCTGGCGAACCCCGGGCAGTGCGGCACGCTCGAGGACTGCCTCGGCTGCTTCATCCGCGACCCCATCCTGGGTGCGCTCGAGGGCCGCGCGACAACTCGCCAGCGCTGCGCCCTCGACCATCGCGATCAGGGCATCGCCCGCCGGATGACGCTGCTCGTCAGCGCCACTCCCATCAGGTTCAAGGACGAGGCGATGGCGATGGTCATCCTCGAGGACATCACCGAGCTGAGCGGGCTGCGAAGCCTCCTGAAGACCGAGCGGTCGTTCGCTGGCATCGTCGGCACCACGCCGACGATGGTCGAGATCTTCAACACGATCCGGGAGGTCGCCGACGTCAACGTGCCAGTGCTGGTGCTCGGCGAGAGCGGAACCGGCAAGGAGCTGGTGGCCCGCGCCATCCACAGCGAAGGCAGCCGCGCCAGCCGTCCATTCGTCCCGGTGAACTGCGGCGCACTGCCCGACGGCCTCCTCGAGAGCGAGCTGTTCGGACACGTCAAGGGAGCGTTCACCGGAGCGGTGCGCGACCGCAAGGGGCGGTTCGAGCTCGCGGACACGGGGACCATCTTCCTGGACGAGATCGGCGACCTCAGCCCGACCATGCAGGTCAAGCTGCTTCGGGTGCTCCAGGAAGGCAGCTTCGAGCGCGTCGGCGGCGAGAAGACCGTGACCGTCGATGTCCGTGTGGTCTGTGCCACAAACAAGCAGCTCTCCCGAGAGGTCGAGGCCGGCCGGTTCCGCGACGACCTCTACTACCGGCTGGCCGTGGTTCCGATCACGGTGCCGCCGCTGCGCGAGCGCGTCGAGGACCTGCCGCTGATCGCCGAGCACATCCTCGCCCGGGAAGCGGCCGCCGCGGGCGGGCGCCGGGTGACGCTGTCGCCCGAGGTCATCGGCGCCCTGTTGGCCCACGACTGGCCCGGCAACATCCGCGAGCTCCAGAACGCGCTCCAGTTCGCGTTCATCAAGTGCAAGGGCGACACGATCGGGATCGACCACCTTCCGCCGGGCATGCGGAAGGCCCGCCTCGAGGCCGCCGCGGCGCGCCGAGCCCCGGTGGCCCTCACCGCAGAGGCGATTGCCCGGGCGCTGCGCGAGGCCGGTGGCAACCGCACCCGGGCGGCCGAGCTGCTCGGGGTGTCGCGCGCGACCTTCTACCGGCACCTGGGCAGCGGCGACAGGTGA
- a CDS encoding EAL domain-containing protein yields MGTPTRIVVVEDEGVVALHLESLLTGWGFDVVATVPTGEKAVALADDSPPDVILMDIRLQGEMDGIAAAAAIRSRHDIPIIFVTAFSDDTTVRMVGGAGAYGFLRKPFDERDLRIALEIALLRHRADSALHQRREWLDATLSSVADGVIATDRVGRVQFVNPAAERLTGWSQSQAIDHDLADVLRGSPDDGDTSPAEAARGALADGQEGPGASVVTLARSDGTEVAIELRAAPIQAAREDVGGAVLLFHDVSERRRHEEQLLRLAHHDSLTGLPTRIMFEERLGQALDQSRRTGRPVGVVVVDLDRFKEVNDGLGHVAGDRLLAAAAERVRDSLRRSDTAARIGGDEIAIVLPDLESAAGASRVAEKLVEAFSHPFIIDGREIVSTISAGVSVFPRDAEGSAALVERADEALYRAKQGGRNRAMAHEGFAHGSEPQVRVLERDLRQAYELGQFEVHYQPIFSLPDRRLSGAEALVRWRHPDHGLIPAADFLATAFRTGLIAPITDQVLVSACARAVRWGFHHRGLAIAVNLNDSQLLRRNLACAVSDALSRSRLQPARLQLEVAERVVVDRPSAQVTANLDELRRLGAKVTLDGFGSFQAALVSLRRLRLDSLKIDRTLISGVPDDPAACAIVNAALSSARSIGIETSAGGVEHERQLAWLAARGCRLVQGFLLGAACPADDFERRFLG; encoded by the coding sequence GTGGGCACACCCACCCGAATCGTGGTCGTCGAGGACGAAGGCGTGGTGGCGCTGCACCTGGAGTCCCTCCTGACAGGCTGGGGGTTCGATGTCGTCGCCACTGTGCCGACCGGCGAGAAGGCGGTGGCGCTGGCGGACGACTCGCCACCCGACGTGATCTTGATGGACATCCGTCTTCAGGGGGAAATGGACGGGATCGCTGCTGCCGCCGCCATTCGCTCCCGACACGACATCCCGATCATCTTCGTCACCGCATTCTCCGACGACACCACCGTTCGCATGGTGGGTGGCGCCGGCGCGTACGGATTCCTTCGCAAGCCCTTCGACGAACGCGACCTCCGAATCGCGCTCGAGATCGCCCTTCTACGCCACCGCGCGGACTCGGCGCTGCATCAGCGCCGTGAGTGGCTCGACGCCACGCTGTCGAGCGTCGCAGACGGGGTGATCGCGACGGACCGGGTCGGTCGGGTCCAGTTCGTGAACCCCGCAGCCGAGCGGCTGACGGGGTGGTCACAGTCGCAGGCGATCGACCACGATCTGGCCGACGTGCTGCGCGGGTCTCCGGACGACGGCGACACGTCGCCCGCCGAGGCCGCGCGCGGCGCACTCGCCGATGGACAGGAGGGCCCCGGGGCGTCGGTCGTCACGCTGGCGCGCAGCGACGGCACCGAGGTCGCGATCGAGCTGCGTGCGGCCCCGATTCAGGCCGCGCGGGAAGACGTCGGCGGTGCGGTGCTCCTGTTCCACGATGTCAGCGAGCGGCGCCGCCACGAGGAGCAGCTGCTGCGCCTCGCCCACCACGACTCGCTGACCGGGCTGCCGACTCGGATCATGTTCGAGGAGCGGCTCGGTCAGGCACTCGACCAGAGCCGGCGTACGGGGCGCCCGGTCGGGGTCGTCGTCGTCGACCTCGACCGGTTCAAGGAGGTCAACGACGGCCTCGGCCACGTCGCCGGCGACCGGTTGCTGGCCGCGGCCGCAGAGCGGGTCCGCGATTCCTTGCGGCGATCGGACACCGCGGCCCGGATCGGCGGCGACGAAATCGCGATCGTGCTGCCCGACCTGGAGTCCGCCGCCGGAGCGAGCCGGGTTGCCGAGAAGCTCGTCGAGGCGTTCTCCCACCCCTTCATCATCGACGGCAGAGAGATCGTCTCGACAATCAGTGCCGGCGTGTCGGTATTTCCGCGCGATGCGGAAGGGTCGGCGGCGCTGGTCGAGCGCGCCGACGAGGCCCTGTATCGCGCCAAGCAGGGCGGCCGGAACCGTGCCATGGCGCACGAGGGGTTCGCTCACGGATCGGAGCCCCAGGTCCGCGTTCTCGAACGGGACCTGCGGCAGGCCTACGAACTCGGTCAGTTCGAGGTCCACTACCAGCCGATCTTCTCACTGCCCGACCGGAGGCTGTCGGGCGCGGAGGCGCTCGTGCGGTGGCGGCACCCTGACCACGGTCTGATCCCGGCCGCCGATTTCCTGGCCACGGCGTTCCGCACCGGCCTGATCGCGCCGATCACCGACCAGGTGCTGGTCTCCGCCTGTGCCCGGGCGGTGCGATGGGGATTCCACCACCGGGGGCTCGCCATCGCCGTGAACCTGAACGACTCCCAACTGCTGCGTCGCAACCTCGCGTGCGCGGTCAGCGACGCCCTCTCCCGCTCACGGCTCCAACCCGCGCGGCTGCAGCTCGAGGTTGCCGAGCGCGTGGTGGTCGACCGGCCATCGGCCCAGGTCACCGCGAACCTCGACGAGCTGCGCCGGCTCGGCGCGAAGGTGACCCTCGACGGCTTCGGCTCGTTCCAGGCCGCGCTGGTCTCGCTGCGACGGCTCAGGCTCGATTCCCTGAAGATCGACCGCACCCTGATCAGCGGCGTGCCCGACGATCCCGCCGCCTGCGCCATCGTCAATGCGGCGCTCTCGAGCGCCCGCAGCATCGGGATCGAGACCTCGGCCGGCGGCGTCGAACACGAGCGGCAGCTGGCCTGGCTGGCTGCCCGCGGCTGCCGCCTCGTGCAGGGGTTCCTGCTCGGCGCCGCGTGCCCCGCGGACGACTTCGAGCGCCGATTCCTCGGCTGA